The Euphorbia lathyris chromosome 8, ddEupLath1.1, whole genome shotgun sequence genome has a window encoding:
- the LOC136203443 gene encoding cation/calcium exchanger 4-like, producing the protein MVETKCFCAIGSFQFHRIFRGISFLVFLFLLYNQRDSLQNPFHVNLSSSRNQQWNLRGRGLPEISDTDLLNDTTIIPRIDPKLCSGLLKHRGFSSQCEYLIHHPECTSGGLFNYIRFLYCDCQKFPFVGYLVLGIWLLALFYLLGNTASDYFCCSLEKLSNLLKLPPTVAGVCLLPLGNGAPDVFASIAAFVGNDTGAVGLNSVLGGAVFVTCVVVGVVSICSSEKRIQIDRICFIRDICFFLFTLLSLGVVLIVGKVTVGVAIAFVSIYVIYAFAVAANEILRKNAWRLRFGALTPMVPIKGSVFSHGGEEDKSVYASLLGSDSVNDVPHLQNKLPHWMWASNVAIYSDEVLKGNQESAKQEWGWNEEETVKGHISCTCSNIFWVLGMPFTIVRRSTIPIIEEERWSKGFAVASGTLAPVLLALLWNTQDDLGILNREISYFIGVSSGGVLGVLAYLYTRVDEPPQKFLFPWAFGGFAMSIVWFYIIANELVALLVGLGVVFGINPALLGVTVLAWGNSMGDLMSNIALATHGGDSLQIAMSGCFAGPIFNTLVGLGLSMLLGAWARRPNPYKVPEDSSLFYTIGFLVLGLVWSLIILPRNDMRPNRKLGIGLLIIYIMFFIFTMATSMGNVLVVHL; encoded by the coding sequence ATGGTTGAAACGAAATGCTTTTGTGCAATTGGGAGTTTCCAATTTCATCGTATTTTCAGAGGAATTTCTTTTTTGGTGTTTCTTTTCTTGCTCTACAATCAGAGGGATTCTCTTCAGAATCCGTTTCATGTGAATTTGTCTTCATCTCGTAATCAGCAATGGAACTTGAGAGGAAGGGGACTTCCTGAAATTAGTGATACCGATTTGCTTAATGACACCACTATTATTCCACGCATTGATCCAAAATTATGTTCTGGCTTGTTGAAGCACAGGGGTTTTAGTAGTCAGTGTGAATATTTGATTCACCATCCAGAATGTACTTCAGGTGGACTTTTCAACTACATTAGATTTTTGTATTGTGATTGCCAGAAGTTTCCCTTTGTTGGGTACCTGGTGTTGGGGATATGGCTGCTTGCTCTGTTTTATCTGTTGGGAAATACTGCATCAGATTATTTCTGTTGTTCCTTAGAGAAGTTATCTAACCTTCTGAAATTACCACCAACTGTTGCCGGTGTTTGTTTGCTTCCATTAGGAAATGGAGCTCCTGATGTGTTTGCTAGTATTGCTGCTTTTGTTGGTAACGATACGGGTGCAGTGGGCCTCAATAGTGTGTTGGGTGGAGCTGTCTTCGTTACATGTGTAGTTGTGGGTGTTGTCTCTATTTGTTCATCAGAGAAGAGAATTCAGATTGATAGAATATGTTTTATTAGAGATATATGCTTCTTTTTGTTTACTCTTTTGTCACTGGGTGTAGTTTTGATTGTTGGCAAGGTGACAGTTGGGGTTGCAATAGCATTTGTTTCTATTTATGTGATTTATGCATTTGCAGTTGCTGCAAATGAAATACTGAGGAAAAATGCTTGGAGACTGAGATTTGGTGCTCTAACACCAATGGTGCCTATTAAGGGAAGTGTATTTTCTCATGGAGGTGAAGAAGATAAATCTGTTTATGCCTCTCTGCTTGGTTCAGATTCCGTAAATGATGTACCACATCTGCAGAATAAGTTGCCACATTGGATGTGGGCTTCAAATGTGGCAATTTATTCGGATGAGGTTTTGAAGGGGAATCAAGAAAGTGCCAAACAAGAGTGGGGCTGGAATGAGGAGGAGACAGTGAAAGGCCACATTTCTTGTACCTGTTCCAATATTTTTTGGGTGCTTGGGATGCCTTTTACTATCGTAAGAAGATCAACAATTCCTATAATTGAGGAGGAACGATGGTCGAAAGGGTTTGCTGTTGCCAGTGGTACATTAGCACCCGTTCTTCTAGCACTTTTATGGAATACCCAAGATGATTTGGGTATATTGAACAGAGAAATTTCATATTTCATTGGTGTTTCATCTGGTGGCGTGCTTGGTGTTCTTGCATATCTATACACTAGAGTTGACGAGCCACCCCAAAAATTTCTATTTCCATGGGCTTTTGGGGGGTTTGCTATGAGTATTGTCTGGTTCTACATCATTGCCAATGAGCTTGTTGCTTTGCTTGTAGGATTAGGTGTGGTATTTGGAATTAATCCAGCACTCCTTGGTGTAACAGTATTGGCATGGGGAAACTCAATGGGTGATCTAATGTCTAATATTGCACTCGCAACGCACGGTGGGGACAGCTTACAGATAGCAATGTCAGGTTGCTTTGCAGGTCCTATCTTCAACACACTTGTTGGGTTGGGACTTTCAATGCTGCTTGGAGCCTGGGCCAGGAGACCTAATCCATATAAAGTTCCGGAAGACAGCAGTTTGTTTTATACAATAGGATTTCTTGTGTTAGGACTTGTTTGGTCTCTCATCATCTTACCACGAAATGACATGCGCCCTAATAGGAAGTTAGGAATTGGCCTCTTGATTATCtatataatgttttttattttcacgATGGCTACATCTATGGGTAATGTGTTAGTGGTACATTTATGA
- the LOC136202884 gene encoding protein OXIDATIVE STRESS 3 LIKE 1-like, whose translation MSIAFHRSSGNSVQRSAFIVHDMPSFLGAFQGDRRFPVAEDDDDSSSSSSIGRNSDLSSDGEDSGEEFEVSEVQSLYKGPLDTMAALEEVLPIKRGMSKFYSGKSKSFTSLADASSASSVRDLAKPENPYTKKRKNLLARGNVWDDQSRALPSKNDASCTSKKPSISNQSALNHRCPINYSKSSNIMEESESRSSSPSSSRPPLHPRAKPTHVYGSCSSPPRRNSPWRSFSFSDLQSAAGNCND comes from the exons ATGTCTATTGCTTTTCACAGGAGCTCTGGGAATTCCGTCCAGCGCTCTGCTTTTATTGTTCACGATATGCCTTCGTTTTTAGGGGCTTTTCAGGGAGATCGCCGTTTTCCGGTGGCGGAGGATGATGATGATTCTTCCAGCTCTTCTTCGATTGGGAGAAATAGTGATTTGTCGTCGGATGGGGAAGATTCCGGCGAGGAATTTGAAGTATCTGAGGTTCAGAGCTTGTATAAGGGACCTTTGGATACTATGGCTGCATTGGAGGAGGTTTTGCCTATCAA GAGAGGCATGTCAAAGTTTTACAGTGGCAAGTCAAAGTCGTTCACAAGTCTAGCAGACGCCTCTTCTGCTTCCTCTGTTCGAGATCTTGCAAAGCCCGAAAATCCCTATACCAAAAAACGCAAGAATCTATTAGCTCGGGGTAACGTGTGGGACGATCAGAGTCGCGCTTTGCCCTCCAAAAATGATGCAAGTTGCACATCAAAGAAGCCATCAATCTCTAATCAAAGTGCATTAAATCACAGGTGTCCTATAAACTACTCGAAAAGCAGTAATATAATGGAGGAATCTGAGTCGAGGTCATCTTCACCTTCCTCTTCCCGTCCGCCCTTGCATCCACGAGCAAAACCAACACATGTCTACGGATCATGTTCATCTCCTCCTCGAAGGAACTCGCCTTGGCGATCCTTCTCGTTTTCTGATCTACAGAGTGCTGCTGGAAATTGTAATGACTAA